A genomic window from Anthocerotibacter panamensis C109 includes:
- a CDS encoding GNAT family N-acetyltransferase, whose product MIRLHPTISADLDFVLAAERDPENLPFIGQWTRQEHWAALGNPDLAHLLLERASDSQPVGYALLTGLQGVDQCILLKRLVVTIKAKGYGRAALGALKELVFVQLQAHRFWLDVKEHNLRARHLYKTEGFVEEGVLRECLKTGAGFESLVVMSLLREEFDRLTRTQLGGYPPC is encoded by the coding sequence GTGATCCGCCTACACCCGACGATCAGTGCAGACCTCGACTTTGTCTTGGCCGCCGAACGAGACCCCGAGAACCTCCCCTTTATCGGTCAGTGGACACGACAAGAGCATTGGGCCGCGTTAGGAAACCCAGATCTAGCCCATCTGCTCCTAGAACGAGCATCGGATAGTCAGCCCGTGGGCTACGCCCTCTTGACGGGGTTGCAGGGGGTAGACCAGTGCATTTTGCTCAAGCGGCTGGTTGTCACCATAAAAGCAAAGGGCTATGGGCGGGCGGCACTGGGCGCGCTCAAAGAACTGGTATTTGTGCAACTCCAGGCCCACCGCTTCTGGCTCGATGTAAAAGAGCACAACCTGCGGGCCAGACATCTCTACAAAACCGAGGGTTTTGTGGAGGAAGGAGTGCTGCGCGAATGCCTCAAGACCGGAGCTGGCTTTGAATCGCTGGTGGTGATGTCCCTGTTGCGCGAGGAATTCGACCGCTTGACTCGTACCCAACTTGGGGGATACCCTCCTTGCTAA